Proteins from one uncultured Fretibacterium sp. genomic window:
- a CDS encoding Rpn family recombination-promoting nuclease/putative transposase, translating into MPDRDITEKYLEAYNDVFADIVNVLLFNGQKELCPDDLQDAKARTLYKADGKLREQERDVSKLWVSEGIVVSLIGFENQTRIDRDMPLRILGYDGADYRGQLSAKGVLYPVVTLVLYFGEEPWTASRSLYERIPVSERLRPFVNDYRINLFEISFLADDLLERFTSDFRIVADYFVQMRRNRDYIPSCRTIEHVDALLKLFSALTRDNRFEEAQNQLGKGESVTMLSILDKVEARGIALGRNEGIALGRNEGIALGRNEGIALGRNEGIALGRNEGIASIARRMLKLGFTPEQIAQATELSLEMIEALR; encoded by the coding sequence ATGCCCGATCGGGACATCACGGAAAAATACCTTGAGGCTTACAACGACGTTTTTGCCGATATCGTGAACGTATTGCTCTTCAATGGGCAAAAAGAGCTCTGTCCCGACGATCTCCAGGATGCGAAGGCTCGTACCCTGTACAAGGCCGACGGCAAACTCCGGGAGCAGGAGCGCGACGTTTCCAAGCTTTGGGTATCCGAAGGGATCGTTGTTTCTCTGATCGGATTCGAGAACCAGACCCGGATCGACCGGGACATGCCGCTTCGGATACTGGGCTATGACGGGGCGGATTATCGTGGACAGCTGTCTGCGAAGGGTGTTCTCTATCCTGTAGTGACGCTGGTCCTTTACTTTGGTGAGGAACCCTGGACGGCTTCCCGGTCTTTGTATGAGAGGATCCCGGTCTCTGAGAGATTGAGGCCGTTCGTGAACGACTACAGGATCAATCTCTTCGAGATATCATTCCTGGCGGACGATCTGCTTGAGCGGTTCACTAGCGATTTCAGGATTGTGGCGGACTACTTCGTACAGATGAGGAGAAATCGGGACTATATTCCCTCATGTCGGACCATTGAGCATGTGGATGCACTGCTGAAGCTTTTTTCGGCACTGACGCGCGACAACCGTTTTGAGGAGGCACAGAATCAGTTAGGAAAGGGGGAGAGCGTAACCATGCTGAGCATTTTGGACAAGGTGGAGGCCAGGGGCATCGCTTTGGGGCGAAACGAGGGTATCGCTTTGGGGCGAAACGAGGGCATCGCTTTGGGGCGAAACGAGGGCATCGCTTTGGGGCGAAATGAAGGCATCGCTTTGGGGCGAAATGAAGGCATCGCATCCATTGCACGGCGGATGTTGAAGTTGGGTTTCACTCCGGAACAGATCGCCCAGGCGACCGAACTTTCCCTTGAAATGATCGAAGCATTGCGGTAG
- a CDS encoding homoserine dehydrogenase codes for MAAGKVWKLALAGFGSVGRGLVELLHENRGRLEERCGFRAQVCLIASRSHGTALMPDGLSLGEVLRTFAETGRLGTACKAEDTRATFEELLARSGAEVLIEATPTNLDGGEPGLSHVRCALERGLHVVTSNKAPIALAYDELERLARERGVRLLFEGTVQGGTPLLAMAREGLAGCAIEGVQGILNASTNYVLTEMEKGRTYEEACAEARSAGVLEADPTLDVEGWDAAVKLVILAHALFGTNMRVEDVDREGITRVTPKMIRDAKERGERIKLLAELKREGSALRASVRPMSLPLSNPIAALDGTENIVTLYADPLGPVTLRGSGGGGRETAQGILADLLSIVRYAQSETRETGG; via the coding sequence ATGGCGGCTGGAAAGGTCTGGAAATTGGCTTTGGCGGGCTTCGGCTCGGTGGGGCGGGGCCTTGTCGAGCTCCTGCACGAGAACCGCGGGAGGCTGGAGGAGCGCTGCGGGTTTCGGGCCCAGGTCTGCCTGATTGCCTCGCGCTCGCATGGAACGGCGCTCATGCCCGACGGACTGTCCCTCGGGGAGGTCCTGCGAACCTTCGCGGAAACTGGACGGCTGGGGACGGCCTGTAAAGCTGAGGATACTCGGGCCACCTTCGAGGAGCTTCTTGCCCGATCGGGCGCCGAGGTGCTGATCGAGGCCACGCCCACGAACCTCGATGGCGGGGAGCCGGGGTTGTCCCACGTCCGGTGTGCGCTGGAGCGCGGCCTGCACGTCGTGACCTCCAACAAGGCTCCGATCGCCCTGGCCTACGACGAGCTGGAACGCTTGGCGAGAGAGAGGGGAGTGCGGCTGCTCTTCGAGGGAACGGTGCAGGGCGGTACGCCGCTCCTCGCGATGGCCCGTGAGGGGCTTGCCGGCTGTGCCATCGAGGGGGTCCAGGGTATTCTGAACGCCTCCACCAACTACGTCCTGACCGAGATGGAGAAGGGCAGGACCTACGAGGAGGCCTGCGCCGAAGCCCGTTCCGCCGGCGTGCTGGAGGCGGATCCGACCCTGGACGTCGAGGGGTGGGATGCGGCGGTCAAGCTGGTCATCCTCGCCCATGCCCTTTTCGGCACGAACATGCGCGTGGAGGACGTCGACAGGGAGGGAATAACCCGCGTGACTCCCAAGATGATCCGCGACGCGAAGGAGCGAGGAGAGCGGATCAAGCTCCTGGCCGAATTGAAGCGGGAGGGGAGCGCCCTGAGGGCCTCCGTTCGGCCGATGTCGCTTCCCCTGTCCAACCCCATCGCCGCCCTCGACGGGACGGAGAACATCGTCACGCTCTATGCCGACCCCCTGGGACCGGTCACGCTCCGCGGGAGCGGGGGAGGCGGGCGTGAGACCGCACAGGGCATCCTCGCCGACCTGCTCTCCATCGTGCGCTACGCGCAGAGCGAAACGCGCGAAACGGGGGGATAA
- a CDS encoding 6-phosphofructokinase yields MGKKMKNIGIITSGGDCGGLNAVVRGAAKTAMARGIGTYIIPNGYAGLYNLVDFERLVFLDEERTDHVNSAFAGSDAGHSRVKISKIPDPDKYDRILLGLRKFNLDGLLISGGDDTGSVVVDLAQNGIACVHAPKTMDLDLQTYSVGGDSAINKISRIVEDLKTTGKTHNRVMIVEVFGRYAGHTAFRGGVAADADCILIPEITVDFDAVYEHVKHYYMRRILNSDVHSGTYVMVVAEGVKGEDGKVFSDSGDSTDSFGHVRLAGAGRYIRTRLEAMMRKDPAIRQFMKVSGMFVPGVFEIPEVREVIPGHIVRSGATSAYDVNFGKEIGSAGVILLDEGFSGVTVVEVHNGHIRYVPTERAIEQRFVNLDAVTFYEQMDVCFGRRPQTYVPVIEEQTGPVERFM; encoded by the coding sequence ATGGGCAAGAAGATGAAGAACATCGGCATCATCACGTCGGGCGGGGACTGCGGCGGACTGAACGCCGTCGTCCGCGGCGCGGCCAAGACCGCGATGGCGCGCGGCATCGGAACGTACATCATCCCCAATGGGTACGCGGGGCTCTACAACCTGGTGGACTTCGAACGGCTGGTCTTCCTCGACGAGGAGCGCACGGACCACGTCAACTCCGCCTTCGCGGGGAGCGACGCCGGTCACAGCCGGGTGAAGATCTCGAAGATCCCCGACCCCGACAAGTACGACCGCATCCTGCTGGGACTGCGGAAGTTCAACCTCGACGGCCTCCTCATTTCGGGCGGGGACGACACGGGGAGTGTCGTGGTGGACCTCGCACAGAACGGCATCGCCTGCGTCCACGCGCCCAAGACGATGGACCTGGACCTCCAGACCTACTCGGTGGGCGGGGACTCCGCCATCAACAAGATATCGCGCATCGTCGAGGACCTCAAGACCACGGGCAAGACTCACAACCGCGTGATGATCGTCGAGGTCTTCGGCCGCTACGCCGGACATACGGCCTTCCGCGGGGGCGTGGCTGCGGATGCGGATTGCATCCTGATCCCCGAGATCACGGTGGACTTCGACGCGGTGTACGAGCACGTGAAACATTATTACATGCGGCGCATTTTGAACTCGGACGTGCACTCGGGGACCTACGTCATGGTCGTGGCCGAGGGCGTGAAGGGGGAGGACGGCAAGGTGTTCTCGGACAGCGGGGACAGCACGGACTCCTTTGGGCACGTCCGCCTGGCCGGCGCGGGACGCTACATCCGCACCCGTCTCGAGGCCATGATGCGGAAGGACCCCGCAATCCGCCAGTTCATGAAGGTCTCGGGCATGTTCGTGCCGGGCGTCTTCGAGATCCCCGAGGTGCGCGAGGTCATCCCCGGCCATATCGTCCGCAGCGGGGCCACCTCCGCCTACGACGTCAACTTCGGCAAGGAAATAGGCTCGGCCGGGGTCATCCTCCTGGACGAGGGCTTCAGCGGGGTGACGGTCGTCGAGGTCCACAACGGACACATCCGCTACGTGCCCACGGAACGGGCGATTGAGCAGCGGTTCGTCAACCTGGATGCGGTGACCTTCTACGAACAGATGGACGTCTGCTTCGGCCGCAGGCCCCAGACCTACGTTCCAGTGATCGAGGAACAGACGGGGCCCGTCGAGCGGTTCATGTAA
- a CDS encoding FadR/GntR family transcriptional regulator, whose protein sequence is MMDLRPIYSKSITNEIVKRISEALQQGEFKPGDKLPTETEFCQKFGVGRNSVREAIKMLAAIGVVEVFRGDGTYVATKVSPEIFNPLIFSLILEPRNAKDLYELRSMFESMVVLLAMRKATERDFEDIRQSLVLSKNLYASMQQTGFDAVNEEKINRLVELDNEFHEKILNATYNPFIIRIGKVILGLFTKYIRMSLLQKDGIPRSLENHSEILQTIKERDTHNVFGLIERTLNEWRQEVERTLSEEYTTPRN, encoded by the coding sequence ATGATGGATCTGAGGCCTATTTATTCAAAATCCATTACAAACGAGATCGTTAAGCGCATCTCCGAGGCCCTCCAGCAGGGGGAGTTTAAACCTGGGGATAAGCTGCCGACGGAAACTGAATTTTGTCAGAAGTTTGGTGTCGGGCGTAATTCAGTTCGGGAAGCCATAAAGATGCTTGCGGCAATAGGCGTAGTTGAGGTATTCCGAGGAGACGGCACATATGTCGCCACAAAGGTCTCTCCGGAGATCTTCAATCCTTTGATTTTCAGTTTGATCCTTGAACCAAGGAATGCAAAGGACCTATATGAACTGCGCAGCATGTTTGAGAGTATGGTCGTGCTGCTTGCCATGCGCAAAGCTACGGAAAGGGATTTTGAGGACATTCGCCAGTCGCTGGTCCTCTCCAAAAATCTTTACGCAAGTATGCAGCAAACGGGATTCGATGCGGTAAATGAGGAAAAAATAAATAGATTAGTTGAGTTGGATAACGAATTTCATGAAAAGATCCTTAACGCCACCTATAATCCTTTTATAATCAGGATCGGCAAGGTAATTCTGGGACTCTTCACCAAATATATTCGCATGTCTTTGCTGCAAAAGGACGGGATCCCCAGAAGTCTGGAAAATCACAGCGAGATATTGCAGACGATTAAGGAGCGGGATACGCATAATGTTTTTGGGCTGATAGAGAGGACCTTAAATGAATGGAGGCAGGAGGTGGAGCGCACTTTATCGGAGGAATATACGACGCCCCGCAATTGA
- a CDS encoding SDR family NAD(P)-dependent oxidoreductase, producing the protein MLFALNGKVAVVTGAGSLRGIGRSIAIALATQGAKVAICDINEEGLLKVAEEIKQRTSEVMTVTMSVTDGTSIREGFASVVDKWGKIDILVNNAGITQPVTVAEMSETDFERILDVNLKGTYLCCKAVAPYMLEKKYGRIINMSSVSAKRGGGVFGGAHYSAAKAGILGFSKAFAREVSPHGITVNSIAPGLVATDIRGGLESEEEQKRMTRDIPCRRMGLPEEVAAAVCFLASDEAGYITGEEIDVNGGSHMD; encoded by the coding sequence ATGCTGTTTGCTTTGAATGGTAAAGTAGCGGTGGTGACGGGGGCCGGTTCCCTGCGCGGCATCGGGCGTTCGATCGCGATTGCGCTTGCGACACAGGGGGCAAAGGTCGCTATTTGTGACATCAACGAAGAGGGGCTGCTCAAGGTAGCCGAGGAGATAAAGCAAAGGACATCCGAGGTTATGACCGTAACAATGAGTGTCACGGATGGAACCTCTATCCGGGAGGGATTTGCGTCTGTGGTTGACAAATGGGGAAAAATCGATATCTTGGTCAATAACGCGGGAATCACTCAGCCCGTGACGGTTGCGGAGATGTCCGAAACGGATTTTGAAAGGATCCTGGACGTTAATCTGAAGGGAACCTATTTGTGTTGTAAGGCAGTTGCCCCCTATATGCTGGAGAAAAAGTACGGCCGTATAATAAATATGAGTTCCGTATCCGCCAAGAGAGGGGGAGGAGTGTTTGGGGGCGCGCATTATTCTGCCGCTAAGGCAGGTATTCTCGGTTTTTCCAAGGCCTTTGCCCGAGAAGTCTCTCCACATGGCATTACTGTGAACAGTATCGCACCCGGGTTGGTTGCAACGGATATCCGTGGGGGACTTGAGTCTGAAGAAGAACAAAAAAGGATGACGAGGGATATTCCCTGTCGTCGAATGGGATTGCCCGAGGAAGTCGCGGCGGCGGTTTGTTTCCTTGCTTCGGACGAAGCGGGGTACATCACGGGAGAGGAAATAGATGTCAACGGCGGTTCTCACATGGATTAG
- a CDS encoding TRAP transporter large permease, producing MSILISLSVFLVLLIFSVPIVFSLLSAMLLDFFLNFDMPLGVIFHRVSSGLDSFILLSIPFFIFAGNIMNTSGITRKIFKFANTLVGGIPGGLAHANIVASIIFAGMSGSAVADAGGLGAIEMRAMNEEGYAPAFSAAVTAASSTIGPIIPPSVPMVVYAVMSGQSTGRLFAGGFLPGLLMGGFMMILVYCMALKRGYPREKSTWKEVFYAFKKAFLPLMTPVIMIGGILSGVFTPTEGAVVAVVYSLFIGVVVYREIKVRDLPQMLYRSLQDTAVITLIIGAAAGFAWLICIQGIPSRLASLLGEMNISASLFLLIFNVFFLVIGMFMEALSIIVIVVPVLIPVMNALQLDPVHMGVVLVLNLMIGLVTPPIGMSLFVTSKVGSVRLETLCHTIIPFIIPLVLVLFLVTYCPVLVTFLPSILNQ from the coding sequence ATGTCCATATTGATTTCGCTGTCGGTTTTCCTTGTACTGCTTATTTTTTCTGTTCCTATAGTGTTTTCTTTGCTATCAGCTATGTTGTTGGATTTTTTCCTTAATTTTGACATGCCCCTCGGTGTTATTTTTCATCGGGTGAGCAGTGGGCTGGATAGTTTTATTCTTTTATCAATACCTTTTTTTATCTTTGCTGGAAATATCATGAATACATCAGGAATAACGCGTAAAATTTTTAAGTTTGCAAATACCTTAGTGGGAGGTATCCCAGGCGGACTTGCTCACGCCAATATCGTTGCCAGTATAATTTTCGCAGGAATGTCTGGTTCTGCCGTCGCGGACGCAGGCGGCCTAGGAGCCATTGAAATGAGAGCCATGAACGAAGAGGGATATGCCCCGGCGTTTTCTGCTGCAGTAACGGCAGCGTCATCCACAATTGGCCCCATAATACCCCCAAGCGTTCCTATGGTGGTTTATGCTGTTATGAGTGGGCAATCTACTGGCAGGTTATTTGCGGGAGGTTTCTTACCTGGTTTGCTCATGGGGGGATTTATGATGATATTAGTCTATTGTATGGCTTTGAAACGAGGGTATCCCAGGGAAAAATCTACTTGGAAAGAAGTTTTTTACGCTTTTAAGAAGGCGTTTTTGCCCCTTATGACTCCTGTTATTATGATAGGAGGAATTCTAAGTGGTGTCTTTACTCCTACGGAGGGAGCTGTTGTTGCCGTCGTGTATTCCCTCTTTATTGGAGTTGTTGTCTATAGAGAAATCAAGGTTAGGGATCTCCCACAAATGTTGTATCGAAGCTTGCAAGATACGGCTGTAATAACTCTAATTATTGGGGCAGCCGCTGGTTTTGCTTGGCTTATCTGTATTCAAGGGATACCCTCTAGATTGGCCAGCTTGCTGGGCGAAATGAACATCTCAGCATCTTTATTCCTGCTCATTTTTAACGTGTTTTTCCTTGTAATAGGGATGTTTATGGAGGCTTTATCGATTATCGTAATCGTCGTTCCGGTTTTAATTCCTGTCATGAATGCCTTGCAACTTGACCCTGTACATATGGGGGTCGTGTTGGTTCTTAATCTTATGATAGGTTTGGTGACTCCTCCTATAGGGATGTCTCTGTTTGTCACCAGCAAGGTTGGCTCTGTCAGACTTGAAACGCTCTGTCATACTATAATCCCTTTCATCATTCCCTTGGTTTTGGTCCTGTTTTTGGTTACCTATTGTCCTGTTTTAGTTACTTTTCTTCCAAGCATTCTTAACCAATAG
- a CDS encoding TRAP transporter small permease, whose product MILIGGGLVFIISLGVVTRYVFKAPLEWEYELAIMLFVWGTFLGAATAFRDGHHISFNILLEHLPQKARYVVLSFKNFVEAIILLSGIFGGIYVVRTTVNVMFQTLPLNLAFTYAALPVGFALMFVFLLEKTIYKRNLEY is encoded by the coding sequence TTGATTCTTATAGGAGGAGGGCTTGTCTTTATCATTTCTTTAGGAGTAGTAACACGATATGTTTTTAAAGCCCCTCTTGAGTGGGAATACGAACTAGCCATTATGCTCTTTGTCTGGGGTACTTTTTTGGGGGCGGCAACTGCTTTTCGCGATGGACATCATATTTCCTTCAATATCTTGCTGGAGCATTTACCCCAAAAAGCCAGGTATGTTGTTTTGTCTTTTAAGAATTTTGTTGAAGCCATAATCTTGTTGTCGGGAATCTTTGGAGGTATTTATGTTGTAAGAACCACAGTTAATGTCATGTTTCAAACTCTGCCTCTCAATCTTGCATTTACCTATGCGGCTCTTCCTGTTGGATTTGCGTTGATGTTTGTTTTTTTATTAGAAAAAACTATATATAAACGTAATTTAGAATATTAG
- a CDS encoding DctP family TRAP transporter solute-binding subunit gives MLEGNKGFVAICILSCVILGFSSFADAAQFTLKLGHGAAPDNPRHLVALDFAKDVEQKTGGAVTIKVFPSESLGSDRQMLESVVMGGLDMSVNSQGPVAGYNQKLNVVGLPFLFSNPDQVYRVLDGEIGEEISEELESKGFKVLAYWENGFRHITNNVQPITVPEDLKGLKIRTPEDNMTLAIFKALGANPAPFAFGELYMALKQGQFDGQENPITNIYYSKIYEVQKYLSLSNHKYETCPLVISMVTWNRLPKEFKEIIKSSAMEFAQKHRKLNTQTNSELLAELEKNGVIVNSVNVETMRKATQSVYTDFEPVFGNDLIQKVLSMVEK, from the coding sequence TTGCTGGAGGGAAATAAGGGTTTTGTCGCTATATGTATCCTGTCTTGTGTGATCTTGGGCTTCTCATCTTTTGCTGATGCAGCACAATTTACACTGAAGCTCGGACACGGAGCTGCTCCAGATAATCCAAGACACTTAGTGGCGCTCGATTTTGCCAAAGATGTGGAGCAGAAGACAGGTGGAGCTGTGACAATTAAGGTGTTTCCAAGCGAATCTCTTGGAAGTGACCGCCAAATGCTGGAGTCTGTAGTTATGGGAGGACTGGATATGAGCGTCAACTCCCAAGGACCTGTTGCAGGATACAATCAAAAATTGAATGTTGTAGGGCTCCCTTTTCTTTTCTCTAATCCAGATCAGGTTTATAGGGTTCTCGATGGAGAGATAGGGGAGGAGATTTCTGAGGAGCTTGAATCCAAGGGTTTCAAAGTTTTGGCATATTGGGAGAATGGTTTTCGTCATATTACGAACAATGTGCAGCCTATCACTGTCCCTGAAGATTTAAAAGGGCTTAAAATCCGAACTCCCGAGGATAATATGACACTTGCTATTTTTAAAGCGCTTGGGGCAAATCCGGCACCTTTTGCATTTGGAGAGCTTTACATGGCGCTCAAGCAAGGGCAGTTTGATGGGCAGGAAAACCCTATTACCAATATTTATTATTCAAAAATCTACGAGGTACAAAAATATCTCTCTCTTTCAAACCACAAGTATGAGACGTGTCCGTTGGTTATCTCTATGGTGACCTGGAACAGATTGCCAAAAGAATTTAAAGAAATCATCAAATCTTCGGCCATGGAATTTGCTCAAAAACACCGCAAACTGAACACACAAACAAACAGTGAATTATTGGCCGAATTGGAAAAGAATGGAGTTATAGTTAACTCTGTGAATGTGGAAACGATGAGGAAGGCAACGCAATCCGTTTATACAGATTTTGAACCCGTTTTTGGTAATGACCTCATTCAAAAAGTGTTGAGTATGGTTGAAAAATAA
- a CDS encoding transketolase C-terminal domain-containing protein codes for MMSPEKKVFKATREAFGEEILELGKKNKNVYVIDADIGKSCKTGAFRKALPEQYVNVGIAEQNAAGIAAGLATTGKIPFVVTYAVFGSLRMCEQVRQEICYPGLNVKLACSHGGLTPANDGASHQSIEDMGVLRTLPNMTVIMPADYHSTKKLLRRALEKEGPVYLRFTRDAIPIIYGEAQDFEIGKAVKIREGGDVAIIANGDTVCLALQAADDLASGGVRARVLDMHTIKPLDVEAVSACAEEIGRIVTVEDHNIINGLGSAVCEVVAEKGQGLVKRLGVQDCYGQSAPYKSLLEKNGITVENIVSTAKKLLQAK; via the coding sequence ATGATGTCTCCGGAAAAGAAAGTTTTTAAGGCGACGCGGGAGGCCTTTGGGGAAGAAATACTGGAATTGGGGAAGAAGAATAAGAATGTCTACGTTATAGATGCAGATATTGGGAAATCGTGTAAAACTGGGGCCTTTAGGAAAGCCCTTCCGGAGCAGTATGTCAATGTGGGCATTGCCGAGCAGAATGCGGCGGGGATCGCCGCGGGGTTGGCTACGACAGGGAAAATCCCCTTTGTGGTTACTTACGCTGTTTTCGGCTCTTTGCGAATGTGCGAGCAGGTCCGTCAGGAGATCTGTTATCCGGGTCTCAATGTAAAACTGGCATGTTCTCATGGAGGGCTTACCCCGGCCAACGACGGGGCAAGCCACCAAAGTATCGAGGATATGGGCGTTCTACGGACCTTACCGAACATGACCGTTATTATGCCGGCAGATTACCACTCGACGAAGAAACTTCTAAGACGGGCGTTGGAGAAAGAGGGCCCTGTATATTTGCGTTTCACTCGGGATGCTATTCCGATCATTTACGGTGAGGCACAGGATTTTGAGATCGGTAAGGCTGTCAAGATTCGAGAGGGTGGAGATGTTGCCATTATAGCGAACGGTGATACTGTGTGTCTTGCATTGCAGGCCGCGGACGACCTTGCTTCTGGAGGGGTTCGAGCGAGGGTTCTGGATATGCATACGATAAAGCCTCTTGATGTGGAGGCGGTAAGTGCTTGTGCCGAGGAGATCGGCAGGATCGTCACGGTGGAAGATCACAATATCATCAATGGTCTTGGGAGCGCTGTTTGTGAGGTTGTGGCGGAAAAAGGGCAGGGGCTTGTCAAACGCTTGGGGGTACAGGATTGCTACGGGCAGTCCGCGCCTTATAAAAGTTTGTTGGAAAAAAATGGAATTACGGTTGAGAATATTGTAAGCACCGCTAAAAAACTGCTTCAGGCAAAATGA
- a CDS encoding transketolase, with product MDEREKVVYLKERAKLLRKTALTMIYEAQSGHPGGALSAADIIAALYFDELNIKPQEPRWPERDRFILSKGHVCPVLYAALGILGFFPKEHLHTLRKDGSILQGHPCMKKCPGIDISTGSLGQGASCGVGMALAGKRDEKKYRVFVMVGDGEMNEGEIWEAIMSAYRYKLDNFILIADNNRLQLDGPCNDILPNIDLTKKLQAFGFESYEIDGHNMGEILCTFEKIRSSCSTLPKFINAHTIKGKGVDFMEDQLDWHGMAPNAEQYENAMAQLERGGA from the coding sequence ATGGACGAAAGAGAAAAAGTTGTATATTTGAAGGAGCGAGCTAAATTGCTTCGAAAAACGGCCCTTACCATGATTTATGAAGCTCAGTCGGGACATCCCGGGGGAGCTCTTTCGGCGGCGGATATTATTGCTGCGCTGTATTTTGACGAACTCAATATCAAACCTCAGGAGCCTCGGTGGCCTGAAAGGGATCGTTTTATCCTGTCAAAAGGGCATGTTTGTCCGGTGCTTTATGCTGCGTTGGGTATTTTGGGCTTTTTCCCCAAGGAACATTTGCACACGCTTCGGAAGGATGGTTCTATTTTGCAGGGACACCCGTGCATGAAGAAATGTCCTGGGATAGATATTTCTACGGGTTCCTTGGGGCAAGGTGCTTCCTGCGGAGTTGGTATGGCGTTGGCGGGGAAGCGGGATGAAAAAAAATATCGTGTTTTTGTCATGGTTGGCGACGGAGAGATGAATGAGGGGGAAATTTGGGAGGCGATTATGAGCGCTTATCGGTATAAGCTGGATAATTTCATCCTCATTGCGGACAATAATCGTCTTCAGTTGGACGGGCCATGCAACGATATCCTTCCTAACATCGACTTGACCAAAAAGCTGCAGGCATTTGGTTTTGAAAGTTACGAGATAGACGGACACAATATGGGGGAGATCCTCTGCACGTTTGAAAAGATCAGAAGCAGCTGCAGCACTTTGCCCAAGTTTATCAACGCTCATACGATCAAGGGCAAGGGGGTGGATTTTATGGAGGATCAATTGGATTGGCACGGTATGGCCCCTAACGCCGAGCAATATGAAAATGCTATGGCTCAACTTGAAAGGGGTGGGGCATGA